One Epinephelus fuscoguttatus linkage group LG10, E.fuscoguttatus.final_Chr_v1 genomic window carries:
- the LOC125896285 gene encoding transcription factor JunD-like, which yields MMKKDINLSLADEADLKPHLRDAESILSSPDLGLLKLASPELERLIIQSNGMVTTTPTSSQFLYPKTVTDEQEFAEGFVKALEDLHKQNQLSGAGQTNSSLDLGANIAPVTVQPDLPVYTNLNSYGSGPLETTVNYSTDTVPFPPPPSHHLGTAPPQPELSRVQPLKEEPQTVPDVQSFGESPPLSPIDIDSQERMKAERKRLRNRIAASKCRMRKLERISRLEDKVKSLKSHNTDLASTASLLRDQVAQLKQKVLTHVNSGCQLLPHEVQVH from the coding sequence ATGATGAAGAAGGATATTAACTTGAGCCTGGCGGACGAGGCAGACCTCAAACCGCATCTCCGCGACGCCGAGAGCATCCTCAGCTCCCCGGACCTCGGGCTGCTCAAACTGGCCTCCCCGGAGCTGGAGAGGCTTATCATCCAGTCCAACGGAATGGTCACCACGACACCGACCAGCTCCCAGTTCCTCTACCCGAAGACGGTGACAGACGAGCAGGAATTCGCGGAGGGCTTCGTGAAGGCGCTGGAGGACTTACACAAGCAGAACCAGCTGAGCGGAGCCGGGCAGACGAACAGCAGCCTGGACCTGGGCGCTAACATCGCCCCGGTCACCGTTCAGCCGGACCTACCGGTGTACACGAACTTGAACAGTTACGGCAGCGGGCCACTGGAAACCACTGTCAACTACTCCACAGACACGGTCCCTTTCCCGCCTCCTCCGTCGCATCATTTGGGGACAGCCCCGCCGCAGCCGGAGCTGTCTCGGGTCCAGCCGCTGAAGGAGGAGCCTCAGACGGTCCCGGACGTTCAGAGCTTCGGGGAGAGCCCGCCGCTGTCTCCCATCGACATTGACTCACAGGAGCGCATGAAAGCCGAGAGGAAGAGGCTCAGGAACCGGATTGCAGCCTCCAAGTGTCGGATGCGCAAGCTGGAGCGGATCTCCAGGCTGGAGGACAAGGTCAAATCTCTGAAAAGCCACAACACGGATCTGGCCTCCACGGCTAGCCTGCTCAGAGATCAGGTGGCCCAGCTGAAACAGAAAGTCCTCACCCATGTTAACAGCGGCTGCCAGCTGCTGCCACACGAAGTACAAGTACACTAG